Genomic window (Scleropages formosus chromosome 16, fSclFor1.1, whole genome shotgun sequence):
AGCTGTACAACACTCACAGTGGcatacactatgggcaattcagtcacaaattcacccgaaacacatttttggaccgtgggaggaacatccaaactcctcacagatTGAGTGGGATTCCAACACCCTGTCACAATGCACATGAGATGTGAGGCGCCAgctctacctgctgtgccaccctgaaAGGTAGTGAAAGAATGTGTTGGACATTACTCATATCTCAATAGTCTTGTTTAGAATATAGGGTTTCTGAAATCAAACATCAAAACCCAGACAAGATATCACTGTAGTCACACTTTCAGCACATTGGtctattttaaatgatttgttctgttttatttaatgctttGCATTAGACTGCCAAGATAGAAGTCTTCTACATGGACAAGCTTGTATTTTCATACTAGCATCATtgtaatgaaagtaaaaaagtgCATTGTTGCACCTCCTAGAGTTGTTGGCATATGAGTAATTTGTGAACTGTCTCTGCTATATGTCTAATGgtgaataatttcaaaatggaCAGGTATTTGGTGAGAAATAGAGGAGGCTGTTTCCCCCCCAATGAGACAACAGAATGCAAGATTATGATGTTCAAAGTAGTTAATTCCTGCTGAAGACTGGGTAAAAAGCTGTGACTATAATGTGAGAATGCCCTTTGTCTTTTACCTTTGGATTCCTCCAAGTCTTCATTTGatattgaaacatttatttccacTGTGCAATTTTCCAAGCTTTCTAGACACATCTACCCTTACCAAGCAGCtaaacacattcacattttcataCAGAAAGGGCATTTTTATACATAAGAGTTTGTATCCCAACAATGGAGTCTGGCAAAACACTTGATTaacatgaaaatgtacagtgaaaATGATTCTCCCCTTATGTAAAGCGAGAAGGATTTGCTTAGTATTATACAGTGTCAAGGAATGTGCACATTTCAATGTAAACATCCAGATGATtgcaaagtttacattttttttttaaaactgcaaattacaaatgaactgtataaacaaacaatacaaaatctGAACTCACCAAAAagacatgattaaaaaaactaGATTTATATCTAAAATGTACCAAATGCTATTAGCATAgttatttcaataaataaatgcagcccATAACAGTACAGTAGTAGGTCAtatgaaacagcaaaacaatTATGCACTGTTCATATCTAgacagaaataatgaaatctAATCTCTTTCAAAATATTCTTTTGCCTCCAAAGATGTTACTTTATAGAACCTAACAGCAGTCTCAATTTTCAGGGCTAATGTGAAATACTGCAAATAAGAGTACCATAAATGTTAGTAAAATAGCCTCAGAATATTCAACCGCTTTCAGTTTCGTcatcaaaagtgcatttcataacaaatgtgttttcataATAGACAGTTTTTATAATACACAGATGTCAAAAATAAGATGAATTTCTTGAAAAATAGCATTTAAATATTGACAATGGTGATGGCCATTGCTAACATATGCTATAAACTCAAAAGTCTGCTTTTGTCTTCTCTTTTCCATTAACTTCATTTTTGTCCATCACAGTTGTAAGATGTTTGAAACGGATCGAAATTTTTGAAAGTCGTCGCAGCCAGGTTGAAcggatttaaaaatatttcacccAATTCCCGCACTTTCCATACTGCCAACGATACAGGTTTGGAAAGACACTGCACAAAAAATTATTGTATCATTTAATTGTTAGAGAATAAATCTAGAAATTGTCATCACTGTTCACATACTGTAGCGCTTAATCTCTCACGTTCCCTTTGAAATGACTAAATTAACCACTAAggcaacacagtaaaaaaaaaaaaaacaatcccaTGGTAACAAGGCGGTGCAAAGctatgaggagaaaaaaaagcacacaacgAAGTTCCAACGAACAGAAGCCTCAGACCCTAAACCAATATCCACAGAAGACTGACAGAATACAGGTGTGTGGGACATATAAAGGATATGGCACATAGCTGGTAACGGGTGCGAGTTTCATGATCTGTCCAGCCAAAGGTGAACCTATGAAAGGTGTGACCCTTGCTTTAGGTTTCTGTTGGCTCAGAGAGCAGATTCCATGTCAATCTTCTCTTCTAGCATGTTTGCCGTGCTGTCGCTGGTTTGTTTGCGGTGCGTGACCAGCGGGGACGTCTCTTCTTCGGCCTGCACGTTTGCCACTGCCTCCACCCGTACGTCTGCCAGCTCTGCACCCTCCTCCTGTTGCAGCTTCtgcttcttcatctccttctcgTTGATGTGGTGGAGGATCCCCGCACCGAGGGCGTCTCCCTCCACGTTCACAACCGTTGTAGTGCGGTCCCTAAGGACAGCAAGGCGACACAAGGCACGATGGCACTAATGCCTTTTTGGGCAAACACCCAGAATCCACCTGGTTAATAAATACCTAAGGTAAGGTGAGTGCTATGTCAAATTTGTCTCTTGGCGACAGTTCACATTGATTTAAAGGTAAAATAAGGTATGGGAGGGATTTACCATGGTCTTCTTCCATTCGTGTCTTTAGATTGCGAGAGGAAACCAAaatgaacatgggaagaacatgcaaactccacgcagactgagctgcaCTCAAACCTGGACCTGAagccatagcccaggagctgtaaggcatcAGCAAGACCCAATGTGCCAACACGCTGCTTCATAACACCTCATGGAGGTAAAATCATACCATGGTATCATGGCATTTTTGTTATACACCTTTTCAGCATGGTATGCAGAGGATGAAAAACTCAAAATCACTGCGTTCAGCCCGGTAGTTACAAGACAGCATGCCAGTTTCTGCCTCTTTTTGTAAAAATCTTTCTCATCGTGTTATGCACGCAAGGTCCTTGTGTTAAAACCTTTAAGCAAAACATATtcgaaaataaaaatgttttccagattatttatttctaatggCATTTTTCTTGCTTAGCTCTTTTCTAAAATTACTGTGTGTTGCAGAGTAAAAGCTAACTGCGTTTCCGCATTTAGCCagtagttggcagcaaaacacacaccgGAGTGTCAATCTGCCTTCATTCAACtatcttccacagtgtttacagctcaagtGTGCTGAGTGTTGTGATTAATAACATGACAACCTCTGCAAGTATTTatggatgaatcagtcagcagTCTGCATTAAATATGAGTTTTTTGGACAGAAGATTCCTTTatgttcagtcatttaaaatgaattttcactttCGTATAGCTTTAGGTTAATAGAAAACTGGAaatgacagatttttattttcagtaatgttaaattaattttaaagttgTTTCAAGCCAattgtataaatataataatgtcaattttatatacatgtatgtatgtatattatatatatatatatatatatatatatatatatatatatatatatatatatatatatatatatgtgtgtatataaaatactGTAGGTTTACCCAAGGTTTTTTACAGTATCTAGCGAGAAAATAAATTAGGGGACTTCTGTATTACTaagattttattgattatgaattAGTGGTGAAAGTGACTGGATGTAGGGACAATTTCTATTATGAACAGGTGTCTAGTCaactgaggggggtgcggcggcgcagtgggttggatcgggtcctgctcttcagtgggtctggggttcaagtcccgcttggggtgccttgcgacggactggcgtcccgtcctgggtgtgtccccttccccctccggccttacgccctgtgttgccaggtaggctccggttccccgcgaccccgtatgggacaagcggttctgaaaatgtgtgtgtgtgtctagtcAACTGTGTTCGTAAGCTGAGGAGCGAGTGTATATGCTTAGGGCGGAGTGACAATCCCAATTTACTTTCAGCTTTGATTTTGTATAATAAAGGTGGCTGAACTGAtgacagggggcgtggtggcgcagtgggtttgaccgggtcccgctctccggtgggtctcaGGTTcgcgtcccacttggggtgccttgcgacagactggcatcccctcctgggtgtgtcccttccccctcctgccttacgccctgtgttgccgggttaggctccggttccccgcgaccccgtatgggacaagcagttcagactgtgtgtgtgtgtgaactgattACAGACTCATACATTTTCCAAAACTCATAATGAGGTTTTGGAAAAGGTTGGAGGGGTGAACTCACACAATCCAGTCAACGGCAAGCATGAGCGACAGGTCATGCGTGGGCAGTCCGATGGCCTCCAGGATGATGGCAATTGTGATAATCCCTCCGGCAGGTATACCAGCTGCCCCGACGCTGGAGGCTGTGGCAGTTACCCTGCAAGCACGATAAATATGAACAGGAGAGCATAAGAAAATCAGCCAGGTGTTGAGATGAACACTCATTTCAAAAGGTCTGCAGACTTGATGGAGAAAATCTACCCAGCCACAAGCTGAGTCTTACTGTCAGAAGTCGTGCGTACAGGATGGTGAAAATTTGTCCAGCGTTGAGCTCGGTGTTGTTGAGCTGGGCGATGAACACGGCAGCAACGCACTGGAAGATGGCAGCCCCGTCCATGTTGACGGTGGCACCGATGGGGAGGATGAAGCGGCTGATTCTCTTGTCCACGCCGTTGTTCTCCTCTATGCACCTCATCATGGAGGGCAGAGTGGCAGAGCTGGTGAAACGGACACGGGACATTCACGGCTGAAAGGAACACCCCagcaaaaaccaaacaaaaacagtcCAAAGATTCCTAACTCATCTGACACTAACACTTtcctgttcatttacatttatttatttagcagacgcttttctccaaagcgacttccaatgacaTCTATGTATCtgcacacacaccttgttcaccaaggtgactcgcactgctagatacattacttacgctgggtcactcatccatacatcagtggaacacaccctctatcacacacactatgagggagcctgaacagcatgtctgtggactgtgggaggaaaccagagcacccaaagacttacactgttagatacactactcacaatgggtcactcatccctacatcagtggaacacactctctctatcactcacaaactatggggaacctgaacagcatgtctttggagtgtgggaggaaaccagagcacccggaggaaacccacgcagacacggggagaacatgcaaactccacacagactgagtggggatcgagcccatgtcctctcacaccacctaggcgccgtgagacagcagcgctaccggAATTAGGCTTTGGATCAAGACGGGTAAATATCCGCCATTAGATTTAAACAGACCTAAAGCAAAGGTTACATTTCTTATAAAGCGAATATGACGTACATTTGAAAAATTGTCTAGCCTGTTATTTGGTCTATTTAGTGTATCTGTTAATCTCAGTTTCTTCGATCAGGAGATCACTCCTTGGTCTGACTTGTGTGGCAGCCCTGTTTGCGAGAGCAACGCAAGGACTTCAGACACACCTCCAGACTGCGGCGTTTCTGgttcagtattaaaaaaataattaacgtgcagcaggtggcaaacTGGTCAGAGCCGCACCTTGCGCCTTCCACTCCGAGGACCCCAAGAACCTCCtcctgtacccttgatcaaggtacttaccctacattgctctaGTTAAATTGACCAAGTTGTTAAAAGGGGTAAATCgttgcttaacattctaagtcacttcggactaattaaataaaatgcaatcgACGCATCCGATTAATTATTGTGCCTAACTAATGGATGGGAGACCATATTCTCAAGGTATGCAGAGATAGTAGGACTGTGGCGCAGGAGCAGTGACGGCCATGCTGTCGAGAAGAACATCGTGCGGGAGGCGGAGCACCTGGAGCACGTGGCGAAGGCAGTGGTGAAAGGGGCAATGAGGCCGGACAGGAAGGTGAAGGGGTTTTTCCGTGTCAGTCCAAAGTAGATGAGGGGCAGCACAATGCCCCCGTGGATTAAGTGTCCCAAGATGGAAGCAAAGATGTATTTCCCCAGACTGCTCACGAGCAGGACCACATCTTCCATCTCCACAATCTTGCTTCCCACCAGGAACATGATGCCGAAGGGGACGTACCTGTTTCCAGACGGAAGCAACGTATCAGCGTTAGGGTAGGGGATGCGCCGTCCGGCCAAATTCGACTCAGGGTGACCACTTGCCTGGTCTCCGAGACGAGGGAGGGTCCATGCTTCGCCCGCGTGTCTTTGGAccgcgggaggaaacccaagcgaACACAGGGAAAGCACGCAAACTCCGGGTGAGAGGGGATTAAAGCCCACAACCGAaccgcagcccaggagctgtgaggcacccaCCTTACCCTCCGCACCATTCCTTGTGGTATATAAACCAGATACCTGGTACACTGGGCGCTCAGCTTCTGCCCATCGTTTATTAAACgggttaagttctgtaaaaacctcagagagagccataataaataaaaaatacttagTAACACTTCCTCCATCTataataatcacttgtccagtgcaaggtggcagtgATTTGCTGTACCCCAGAACCGTACAGCACAGGGCAGGGTACGCCTCAAGGGAACACTTTCAAAAGTTCCTTTTATTCATTTCGAAAATTAATATTCGCTTAGTTTTGGTGAAATTGAAAAACTTTTCATCTAAAGGCTTAGGAAAATCAGTGTGCCTCACTTTATTTACAGGTGTGAAAATGTTGCCCATAACTACAGTACAAACACAGCCatctggggaggggacacacccaggatgggacgccactccattgcaaggcaccccaagcgggactcgaaccctagacccaccggggagcaggacccggtcaagcccactccaccaccgcacccccccactacAAACACTTTGTAACAATTTTCATTCTAAcgtttttatttactgtaaaagcTAATTCTAATATAAAAtgcttgaaaataaaaacacattctctcCACAAGCCCCTGTTCGATGAAGATCATTGACCGATTTCAGCCCACAAACACATGTGACGTTCCCCATCCTGGACACCACACACGAGCTGTAAGCACTCTCGAAGCGGGTTGAATGACGACGAATCAAACGAAGCGGAGCGTGTCCATCTCTTTGGAAATTCCTAACTCATATGCTCTTAACACAAGGAGCCGGTGTGCATACAATGAGGGGATGAGGTGTTTGGTTGGTCGCCAAGCTTGGCGTTTAagttgcaaacgtttcatcgcCAGTCGAGGTGACACCATCAGCGCGCAAGTTGTGcgatttgtgttggatgcttcctcctttatatgtagtttgatgggtgggattgcctgaagcttggacGTGATTGGTTGGTTTTCACGTAACCTTGAGCATGAGcggttcttctgatttctgattggtcCCGGAACCGGTTCGATACCGGGTAGGCCCTCGTTGGTCCTTGCGTCGTTTTGGCTCGTAGATGGGGTCCACatcaatatgtttgtttatggaactgatgaaacgtttgcaacaTAAATGCCAAGCCCGGCGAACAACCGAAgacctcaaccatcaacccgaGCTATGAAgacaccaatattctctatgatcttcaaCAATGAGGGGATTATGTGGAAGTGCTCTAAACTTTTGCACCCATATACCCTATATGCACGAAGCGTGTAATTTCATTCAGCCGTACAGTTAGTGCACAACAATGTTTGTCTCGAAAGCTCACCACCTTCAGATGATGGCGACCGACCCTCATACCCACCACATGATCCAGGAGACCAGCACCATTGTGGTGTCATTGAAGGCGTTGAAGAAGCGGATGAGATCCTCCCCTTCGGGTCCCAGCTTCCTGAGAGCCACTCCAAACACCATGGCGAACAGAACCAGGCCCAGGATGTTCATGCCCTCGGCTTCCGTGCCGACGGGTACCTgcagccaggaaaaaaaaaaatataaaatacttttcATACCTTTGAACAGGAGTCTAGCGAACATATGACAAAAATACAGGTTGAATATTCCAATTCGAACTATTTTCATACGTCTGTGCAACTGCCGCTGTTCCCCAAAGTGACTCGCAGTTTTAAGCGACTGACACTCGTTGACCCATTCgtccagggtaattttttactggagcaatttagggtaaacgcCTTGCCCAAGGACACTAATCCAATATACCACACGGTGCCAAACAGTTGTGCAACCGAATTTACGGTAAAACACAGCGCAttccattatttattctttcatttccattaagTGCACATTCAGATATGGCCACCCAAGGTTAATCCTGGGGCGGGCGGTGCGCAAGCCAGGGTACGCTCTCCATGGGACAACAGTGTCTCTCAGAGCCCTCACACATGGACATGACCTcaccacacacaccatcagCAATTGTGAGTCACGGCTTTGGCTGAACTGCACGACAGAGGAAACCAATGCCCACGTGGGAAGGACATGCAATCAGCTGGggtcacactcactcactcactcactcactcactcactcactcactcactcactcactcactcactcactcactcactcactcactcaccatcTACAGGGCCACCATACCACACCGCACTAAGACGTAACCCTTCGTCGAAGGTCCCGGAGATCCTGAGAGCTGCCACCGGACAACTGATGGGCGTCTCGGCTGATGGAACGTCTAATTCCCGCAACGTGTACTTAGGCTGCCGTTCCAGGTGAGCAGCTCTAGAAGCTCATCTAGTTACGGACAGAACCAGAACTTCAATATCAGCCTCgcaagaaaaaaagattctgGACATTATGCGGCACATTTCATTAGTTTATTCTCATGACATGTGACCGACCTTTcgttgcagtgatttatttcttttcaatgTCATCTAAATATCTGTCCCAATATACTTCTTGTTACGTCGACTACCTAAATAATCTTGTTAACTtttaagtaaaacattttaacacgTTTAGAGTTGTGTGACtggaaattacattaaattcagtgtttttttttaaaaaaaaaagtagaattaGGCCAGCGCTCACAGTGGACAATATTTGTTGATTACACGTGAAATTGAACTACTGACACCCTTTGACCACAGGCTTTCCTCAGTCACTCACAATTTGGGATTCATTTGGCTCATTAACCAACCTCTTTCGACGTTAATTAATTACTAATGATCACAATGCCGTGTTGGAAGATGGTGCAGCATTTACAACATATCCTACAACCAAATCTGcattcataataaaatatttatgttaccATTACACTTTATGCaagcatttataataaaatatttttacattaatgggggtgcggtggcgtggcgggtttggcctgggcctgctctccagtggtctggggttcgagtcccgcttggggtgccttgtgatggactggcgtcccgtcctgggtgtgtcccctccccctctggccttacgccctgtgttgccgggttaggctccgattcaccacgaccccgcttgggacaagcagtttcagacaacgtgcGTGTGTTTTATGTTACTATTTTTATCCAATCAAACcacttaaaatattgaaatacagtgatttttttttaaatctctacTCTGccactttttccactttttgcaaaattctggaaaacacatttaaaaaattttaatggaCTGAGCTGCGATTCCACTATATAGTTACTGTAGGTCCAGTCATGTGTGAGTGAACTATACTTGTCAAAACAAAACTATAACAGAAGTAAGTGTGTCTCGGAAAGAGATACTTCTCTAACACCGCAGAACAGCAAAACGAGCGCCAAATGGTTCGAAACGCGAGAGCAGCGAAAGTCACAGTGGCCTACTGGAGCTCCCATATGGCGGAAAGAAGAAGCCCGAGGTCACTgcagaaggagaagagaaagaggagCGACGTGCTCCGAGAATCCAGTGATCCTCACTCCCTTCCTGGGTGTTCCGGAAAAGACAGCTGAAACCCACTCGCTTgcgcacttgaaggaaaacgtgagaaaagtgaaacacaaGGAAATCGGAGGCAACCTCTTTTCGGTCGGAACACGGAAGGGCTGCAGGTTTTATCTTTCTTTTGAGAAAGCGGAGAGACTGAGACAAAAAGCTAAGATGACAAAAGAGCGATTCGCGTCTTTACGTTTCGCTCATCGCCCAGGTTAAAATGTCGCCCGTCCACTTATTGCTCAGAGACAGAAGCAGCACTGcaagcgacacacacacaca
Coding sequences:
- the LOC108933608 gene encoding neutral amino acid transporter A-like, which translates into the protein MGTRSAEVNGYTKGTAPPPSPPPPPPSASRLAPKGGAAALRRALRHFFRRNLLVVLTVSGVLLGAALGMAVRRAELSRAQVTYLAFPGEMLLRMLKMVILPLVVCSLVSGAASLDTRSLGRLGGVAVSYFLVTTLVASCIGVVLAFIIKPGVGAGRLNTNGLLGLENVSSHKDTTDSFLDLARNLFPANLVAAAFRSYATDYKFVAVGNVSNGSLVYQKVPVGTEAEGMNILGLVLFAMVFGVALRKLGPEGEDLIRFFNAFNDTTMVLVSWIMWYVPFGIMFLVGSKIVEMEDVVLLVSSLGKYIFASILGHLIHGGIVLPLIYFGLTRKNPFTFLSGLIAPFTTAFATCSSSATLPSMMRCIEENNGVDKRISRFILPIGATVNMDGAAIFQCVAAVFIAQLNNTELNAGQIFTILVTATASSVGAAGIPAGGIITIAIILEAIGLPTHDLSLMLAVDWIVDRTTTVVNVEGDALGAGILHHINEKEMKKQKLQQEEGAELADVRVEAVANVQAEEETSPLVTHRKQTSDSTANMLEEKIDMESAL